A region of the Pseudonocardia cypriaca genome:
CGGACCTTCACGCGCCGCTTCCGCGAGGAGACCGGCATGAGCCCGGCGCGGTGGCTCAACGCACAGCGGGTCGCGGCCGCCCGGCGGCTCCTGGAGAGCACCGACCTGCCCGTGGAACGGATCGCGGAGGAGGCGGGGTTCGGTACGACCGCGTCGCTGCGCCAGCACCTGCACGCCACCATCGGCGTGGCGCCGCTGGCGTACCGCCGCACCTACCGCGGCGGCTGACCGGCCGAGCGCGCCAGCTCGAGGTCGAGGCGCTCCTTGCGGATCCGCTGGTCGACGTAGAGCAGCCCGGTGATCCCCGTGACGAACGGCACCGCGAACGTCGTCACCACCACGGAGGCGATCGCGGTCCGGACCATCGTCGCCGGGTCCGGTGGCGCGACCGTGATCGCGCCGAACAGGCCCATGACGACGACCCCGGGGACGGTGATCAGGAGCCAGGTGAGCAGCAGGATCCCGAACGTCCGCCACCAGGAACCCCGCACCAGCCGCCCGGACCGGCCGAGGGCCGACGTCACCCCGATCGGCTCCAGCACGTACGCGGCGGGCGCGAACGCCCACAGCACACCGAGGTAGGCGACGGCCGCCACCGCGACCAGCACGAGCAGCACGGCGAGCAGGACCGCCCCGCCGGATCCGGTCGCGGCGGCGACCAGCGCGACGAGGATCAGGACCGCCGCGATCGCCCCGAGGACGAGCCCGATCAAGATCCCCAACCCGAGGAGGCCGGGCACCCGGCGCGCGGTGGCGCCCCACGCCTCGCGGACACCGATCCGTTGCCCGAGCACGGCCCGGCTGAGCACCACGAGCAGGATGCCGGTGAGCACCGAGCCGAGCACGAGGCCGACGAGGGTGCTCCCGGCCGTGCCGAGCAGCGAACCGACCAGCCCGCCGACCCGGCCCCGCGCCAACGCCGCCGGGTCGATCCGCGGCAGGGTCAGGTTGACGACCAGCTGGACCGCCTGGATCACGACCGCGACGGCCGCCGTCACCCCGAGCGTCACGAGCGGGTTGGCCCTGACGTAGCCGACGGCCCCCGCCAGGATGTCGCCGACGGCGAGCGGGCGCAGCGGCACGATGCCCGGGCGGGGGGCTTCACCACCTGGCGCCCCCTGGTAGGGCGGCGGACCGTAGCCAGGAGGCGGGCCGTAGCCGGGCGGAGCGTATGCCGGCTGTGCGTATGCCGGCTGTGCGTATCCCGGAGGCCCGTAGCCGGGAGGTCCGTAAGCGGGAGGCCCGTATCCGGATGGCGGGCCGTAGCCGGGCGGCCCGTATGCCGGCTGTCCGTATCCCGGAGGCCCGTAGCCGGAAGAACCGTAGGCCGGGGGCCCGTAGCCCGGAGGCGGGTAGCCGGGTTGGCCGGATCCCGGCTGCCCGTGGGTGTACGGCCCGTACCCGGGCTGCGGATGCTCCGGCAGGCCGCCAGGAGGCGTGGCGGCCGTCGAGGCCTCGTCGGATCGTTTCTCGAGGTCGATCCCGGAGACGGGCTCGGCGTCGCCCGCGACCGGCTCCGTGTGCTCGTCCGCGCGGGGTGCTGCGGGTTCGGTCACGTCGGCGCCGGCCGGCGCGGCAGCTTCCGCAGCGGGAGGCTCGGACGCCCCGCTCTCACCAGCGGCCGGCTCGGCCTCGGGATCGGGCGCCGGTGCATCGGTGCGCGCCTCGTCCTGCCCGGGAGCCGCGGCGGGGTTCCGCTCGCCCGGCTCCGGCCGGTCTGGTCCGTTCGACATCTCCGCTCGCCCCTTCGCCGATGATCTCCACATGGTGTCAGCGAACGGCGGCACGTGTGCAGCCGAACGGAGGCGCCGGACGGGACGTGAGCGCGCTGGGGCGTGACTTCACACACCCCGTGCCAGCTTCACACAGGGCCGGCCTCCTGTGAGGTCCGGATTCGGTCTGTGAAGTGCGGTTCGTCCCGTCGTCGTGAGGACCCACACCCTTTCGGGCATCGTCGTGGCTGCGACACTGGGGCCCGTGACCGCTTCGACGTCCACCGACCTGCAGATCCCCGCCGACCTCCAGCCCGCCGACGGACGCTTCGGCTGTGGCCCCTCGAAGGTCCGTCCGGAGCAGCTCACGGCGCTCGCCGGGGCCGGAGCGGCGATCATGGGCACTTCGCACCGCCAGAAGCCGGTGAAGTCGCTGGTCGGGCGGGTGCGCAGCGGGTTGCGGGAGCTGTTCTCGCTGCCCGAGGGCTACGAGGTCGTGCTCGGCAACGGCGGGTCCACGGCGTTCTGGGACGCCGCCGCGTTCGGCCTGGTGCGCGAGCGCGCGCTGCACCTCACGTACGGCGAGTTCTCCTCCAAGTTCGCCGACTCGACCCGCGGTGCCCCCTTCCTGGCCGAGCCGGTGGTGGTCAAGGCCGACCCGGGCAGCGCCCCCGAGCCCACCGCCGACCCCTCGTGCGACGTGCTGGCGTGGGCGCACAACGAGACGTCGACCGGTGTGTCCGTCCCGGTCGTGCGCCCCGCGGGCGCCACCTCCGACCAGCTCGTGCTGATCGACGCCACCTCCGGCGCGGCCGGGCTCCCGGTGGACGTGAGCCAGGCCGACGCGTACTACTTCGCCCCGCAGAAGGGCTTCGCGTCCGACGGCGGGCTGTGGGCCGCGTTGATGAGCCCCGCCGCTCTGGAGCGCGTGAGCGAGCTCGCCGCCACCGACCGGTGGATCCCGCCGTTCCTGTCCCTCGCCACGGCCGTCGACAACTCGGTCAAGGACCAGACCTACAACACGCCCGCCATCGCCACGCTCATCCTCATGGCGGAGCAGATCGACTGGATGCTCGGGCTCGGCGGGCTCGACGCCTGCGTCGCTCGCACGGCCGACTCGTCCTCACGGCTCTACGCGTGGGCGGAGAAGTCGGAGTTCGCCACGCCGTTCGTGAGCGACCCGGCCCACCGGTCCCAGGTGGTCGGCACCATCGACTTCGCCGACTCCGTCGACGCCGCTGCCGTCGCCAAGACGCTGCGCGCCAACGGCATCGTCGACACCGAGCCGTACCGCAAGCTGGGGCGCAACCAGCTGCGCATCGGCATGTTCCCGGCGGTCGAGCCGGCCGACGTCACAGCGCTCACGGCTTGTATCGATTGGGTTGTCGAGCGCATGTCGTGATCACCGCTGTAAGCGCTCCGTAGTCACACCAGTAACATGCGTCCCAGCTCAACACGGGTGTCGTCGGCGCGCCTCCGACACGGGGTGCGATCCGGCAACTAACGTCACCCGGACGGGGAGAACGAGAGCGGGAGGGCCGCTGATGCGGGCGCTGCGGGTCGTCGGGATCACCGAGGGTGGCGGTGAGTTCTCCGTCGTCCTCGAGGACCCGGTGCGACGCGAGCGCTTCACCGTGCCTGCCGACGAGCAGCTGCGCGCCGCCGCACGCGGAGACCTCACCCGGCTCGGACAGATCTCGATCGAGTTGGAGAGCCAGTTGCGTCCACGTGAGATCCAGGCCCGCATCCGTGCCGGGGCGTCCGTGGAGCAGGTCGCCGCCGCGGCCGGCGTTCCGCTGCAGAAGATCGAGCGGTTCGCCTACCCCGTGCTGCTCGAACGCTCCCGCACCGCCGAGGTGGCCCAGCGCGCCCATCCCGTGCGTACAGACGGGCCGGACACCCGCACCCTCGGTGACGTCGTCGCCCACACGTTCGGCCTGCGCGGCCAGGAGTACGCCGACGCCGAGTGGGACTCCTGGAAGGGCGAGGACGGCAAGTGGGTCGTCGCCCTGTCCTGGCGCGCCGGGCGCTCGGACAACCGCGCTCACTGGACGTTCCAGCCGGGCGCGCACGGGGGCACCGTCACCGCGGTCGACGAGCACGCGAGCGACCTGGTCGAGGGCCTGCCCGCGCGGCCGCTGCGCACCGTCGGCCCGGTGATCGACATCGGCCGCTCGGAGGACCCCGCCCCCGCCCCCGGGCCCGAGGAGGAGCTGCGAGCCGTCGCGTCCGACTCGGTCCGCGGTTCCCGCGTCGACCCGTCGCCGGCCACCGAGGCCCGCACGGTCGAGCGCGCCCCCACCCGCACGACATCGGAGCCGCGCAGGCAGGCACCTCCCGCGGCGCAGCGCCAGCCCGCCGTCGAGCCGCCACGCGCCGAGCCCGCCCGCCCGGAGCGGACCCGACCCGAGCCCACGGCGGCCGAGGCGGGCGACCGGCGGCAGCGATCCGCGCAGGACGACGGCGCAGCCCCGGCGAGCCGGCCGGAAGCCACCGAGAGCGCCGCGCCCGCCGAGCCCGAGGCCCCGGAACCCCGGGCGACGGGGGGCACCGGCGAGCCGGCCGGCCGGCCCGAGCGCCGCAAGCCGGAGCCGCCCCGCACCGAGCCGGCACCGAGCGCCCCTGCGGCGAGCCCCGAGCCCGTCGCGGAGGCCCCCGCTCCCGAGGAGCCGGCCGATGTCCCCGCGCCCGCGGCCGCGCAGCAACCCGCCGCGAACAAGCGCACCAAGAAGGGCAAGCCGGTCATGCCGTCCTGGGACGAGGTCCTGCTCGGCGTGCGCGGCCAGCGCTGACCCGCTCGTTGCAGTAGTGCCGCCTCGCGGGGAGAGGCCGTGGGCCGCTCAGGCGCCGAAGAGGCGGCGGCGACTTCGGGGCCGTGGTGGCGCGGGGGTGAACCAGCGGCCCGTCGGGTCGAGCTCGAACCGCTCCGGCTCGTCGAGGAGCTCGGCGAGCGTCCGGCGCGCGGCGTCGCGGTCCAGCTCCTCGGCCACCGCGATGCCGGCGAGCTGCACATCGCGCAGCTCCGCGCGGAAGCCGTAGCGGAAGTCCTCCTCACCGGCGTAGTAGAGGGCGAGCGCACCGGTCCAGGTCACGTCGTGGCCCGCCGCCGTCGGGGTGAACGTCACCTCGTGCCCCGCAGCGGCGTCGTGGCCGAGCAGGTAGACGGTGAAGGCGGGCTCTTCCTCGAAGTCGACCTCGTCGACCGGGTCGGCCGTGAGCGTCTGCGGGACGGTCAGCCGGAACGGGCGGCCGGGCTCCGCGGCCGGCAGGCCCTGCCGCCAACCCGGGCTCAACGTGCAGCGGTGGTAGTTGTTCCAGACGATCGGGCTGCGCCAGTCGCCCTCGCCAGGGTCGGTCGGCTCGCGCGCCCCGTACTCCTCGGAGCGCAGGTTCAGCTCGAACCACAGCCTGCCGTCCGGGTGGATCCGCCCCCACCAGCCGAAGTCCTCGACCGCGTGCCCGTCGGGCCACGGGTTGCCCGGGAACCAGATCCTGCCCTCCACGGGAGGAACCCTAGGTCGCGCAGGTCGCGTGCTTCCGCCTCCCCGCCCTGGGTGTCGATGCGGGCACCTCCCGTTCGTATGGATGGCATGAGCGATGTTCTGCTGACCGGACTGAAGATCGGCGAGTCCGCGCGCTGGCACGACGGCAGGCTGTGGCTGTGCAACTGGGGCACCCAGCAGGTCCTCGCCGTCGACCTCGACGGCGGCACCGAGGTGGTGGCCACGGTGCCGACCACCATCCCGTTCTCGATCGACTGGCTCCCGGATGGGCGGCTGCTGGTGGTCGCGGGGCCAGAGGGCAGGCTCCTGCACCAGGAACCGGACGGCTCGCTAGTCGACCACGCCGACCTGACCTGCCTCGGCGCCGGCCTGAACGAGATCGTCGTGGACGGTCGCGGCAACACCTACGTCAACGGCGGCACGGACTTCCACCCGGACGCCGGCGTGGCACCCGGGTTCGTCGCGCTGGTCACGCCCGACGGCGCGGTGCGGCGGGTCGCGGACGGGATCGCCTTCCCGAACGGGATGGCGGTCACGCCGGACGACTCGACGCTGATCGTCTCCGAGTCGTTCGCCGGCACGCTCACCGCGTTCGACATCGAGCCGGACGGGAGCCTGTCGAACCGGCGGGTGTGGGCTCCGGTGCCCGGCGACGGCATCGTGCTGGACGCCGAAGGTGCCGTGTGGACGCCGGGCTGGACCGACGCCGGGCCGGCCTGCCTGCGGGTCGCCGAGGGCGGGGAAGTGCTGGCCACGGTCCCGCTCGACCGGGCGGGGTTCGCCTGCACGCTCGGCGGCGATGACGGCCGGACGCTGTTCGTGCTGGCGGCGGACTGGCACATGCAGGAGGGCTTCGAGGAGAACATCGAGCGCCTGCTGACGGGCCCGGAGACCGGGCAGGTGCTCACCGCCCGTGCCCCGGCCGCGCACGCGGGCAGGCCCTGAGGATCAGCCGAGCTGGCCCAGCAGCAGCACCACCCACGCCGCCGCGAGGCCGGCCGCGGCGCCGAGCGCGGGCCAGCGCCAGAACGGTGTGAGCCGCAGCAGGTGCAGCGAGGGCGCGAGCCCCAGCGCGACGAGGATGTTCGCCGGCACCCACAGCAGCCCGAACGCCTCGGCGAACGCGCGGCTCAGCGCGATGTCCCCCACCGCCACGACCACGGCCGTGAACGCGGAGACGGCGAGGCCGGTGGCCCACGGCGTCGGCTCGCTGTCGTCGGGCCGGCGCGGGATCGGGCCGCTGGACGGGGCGGGCACCGCCTCGACCCGGCCGGACACCGGATCGGTGTAGGTGACCGTGCGCCCGAGAGCGTCGGCGAGGCGGACGGCGAGCTGGCGTCCCCTGCGCTGCAGCATGTCGCGCTCGTCCCGCCCGCCCGATCCGGAGACCGTGACGGCGAACGCCGCCCACTCGCGCAGCGCGTCCTCGAGCTCGGTGGGCAGGGGCGGATCGCCTGCTCGGCGCTCACCGAGCAGGACCCGTCCCCCCGAGGCGAGCCGCACGTCGTCAGCCTAGGGCCGCCCGCGGGCGGCAGCATCGGAAGAACGGACCAAACGGTCACGTCGCGAGAGCGTGGAATGCCACAGCCGCCGCCGTGGCGACGTTGAGGGAGTCGACGCCGGACGCCATCGGGATCCGGAGGCGCACGTCCGCGGCGGCCAGCGCTTCCGCCGTCAGCCCGGGTCCCTCCGCCCCGAGGAGGACGGCGACCCGCTGCCCGGCCGTCCCGGCGGTGGCGATGGGCTGCGCGTCCGCCGCGGGCGTGAGCGCGGCGACCCGCAGGCCCGCGCCGCGCAGGACGTCGAGCGACGCCGGCCACGGGCCGGGCAGCTCGGCGAGCGGGACGCGCAGGACGTGGCCCATCGAGACGCGGACGCTGCGGCGGTAGAGCGGGTCGGAGCAGCGCGGCCCGAGCAGCACGGCGTCGACGCCGAGCGCCGCGGCGTTGCGGAAGAGCGCTCCCAGGTTCTCGTGGTCGTTCACGCCCTCCAGCACCGCCACGAGCCGCGCGTGCCGCAGGATCTCGGTGACGTCGGGTGGCGCGGCCCGGTCGGCCACCGCGAGCACGCCACGGTTGAGGTGGAACCCCACGACCGCGGCCATCGTCTCCGCGTCGGCGGCGTACGCGGGCACGGGGAGCGCGGAGAGGTCCTCGGCCAGCTCGTCGAAGCGCCGGGGCACGCCGAGGAGCGACCGCACCGGGTACGGCGATTCGATCATGCGGCGCACGACGACCACCCCCTCCGCGATCACCAGTCCCCGCCCCCCGGGCCGGTCCGGTCGACGGTCGGCGGTGGTGAGGTCGCGGAAGTCGTCCACCCGGGGATCGGCCGGGTCGTCGACGTGAGTGATGGTCGCCACGAGGACCCATCGTCGCAGGCTGGGCGGGTGGGACGGCACCGGTCATCCGGTCGGCCGTAGCGCAGGGATCACCTCGGGTGCCAAGGTGGACAGCCCGCGCGCGTCGCGGCCGCCGCCGCGGCCCGCATCGCCCGCGAGCATCGAGCGAAGCTCCGGGCGTGCCCGGGGTCGGGAGGCAGCGCAGGCATGGGCCAGGACGTCGACCGACGGACGTTCAGTCGACGAGATCGCCAGCGCTACCGCACCAAGGTGCAGCGCTGCCTCGACACACTCGCGATCATGCTGCGCGAGCACCCGTTCGCCCGTGACGAGCCGATGACCGGGCTCGAGGTGGAGCTCAACCTCGTCGACCACGATCTGTCACCGTCGCTCGCGGGGTCCGCCGTGCTGGACGCGATCGGCTCGTCCCAGTTCCAGTCCGAGCTCGGGCGTTGGAACCTCGAGCTGAACCTGCCGCCGCGCCCGCTGCCGGGCGACGAGTGGCGGCACCTGGAGCGCCACCTGCTCGACGAGCTCGCCGTGGCCAGGGCGAAGGCCGTGGACTGCGGCGCCCAGCTCGCCGTCATCGGGATCCTGCCCACGCTGGAGCGCCGCCACCTCGTCACCGAGGCGCTGTCCCCCGACCAGCGCTACGCCACGCTCAACGAGCAGATGCTGAGCGCTCGCGGCGAGCCGATCCGCCTCGACATCGCGGGCGACGACCCGTCCGGCCGCCACGGCGTCGAGCCGGAACACCTCCAGGCCGACTTCGACTCCATCGCACCGGAGGCAGCCTGCACGTCCATGCAGCTGCACCTCCAGGTGCACCCGGACTCCTTCGCCGGCTACTGGAACGCCGCACAGTGCCTCGCGGGTGTGCAGCTCGCCGTCGGCTCGAACTCACCGTTCCTGCTGGGCTCGCGGCTGTGGGCCGAGACCCGGATCCCGCTGTTCGAGCAGTCCTGCGACGTGCGCACCCCGGAGCTGCGCAACCAGGGGGTGCGGCCGCGGGTGTGGTTCGGCGAGCGCTGGATCACCTCGATCCTGGACCTGTTCTCCGAGAACGGCCGCTACTTCCCCGCGCTCATGCCCGTCACCGAGGACGACGACCCGATGGCGGAGCTCGAGGCGGGGCACGTGCCGGCCCTCAACGAGCTCCGGCTGCACAACGGCACGATCTGGCGCTGGAACCGCCCGGTCTACGACGTGGCCGACGGCGTGCCGCACGTGCGCGTGGAGAACCGGGTGCTGCCGGCCGGGCCCACGGTCGTGGACATGGTGGCCAACGCGCTGTTCTTCTACGGCCTGCTGCGCACGCTCGTCGAGGCCGAGCGGCCGCTGTGGAGCATGATGTCGTTCGAGGCCGCCGAGGAGAACTTCATCACCGCCGCCCGCCACGGCCTCGACGGCCCGCTGTACTGGCCCGGCACCGGCTGGATCCGCCCGGACGAGCTGGTGCTGCGCAAGCTGCTCCCGCAGGCCGCCGACGGGCTCGCGCGCTGGGGCGTCGAGGGCGAGGTCACCGACCGCTTCCTGTCGATCATCGAGCAGCGCTGCGTCACCCGCCGGACGGGCGCCGGCTGGCAGCTGGACACGGTCGCCGCGCTCGAGGAGGGCGGGGCCGACCGGCCGGCCGCCCTGCACGGCATGCTCTCGCGGTACCTGGAGTGGTCCGCCGCCAACGAGCCGGTGCACACCTGGCCCGTCCCGAAGTGACGCAGGCGGTCGCCCGTAGCCGCCGAGGTGCCGGGGCCCGAGCGTTCACGATTGCAAACCGCTGCCCCCGAACGGCCCCACACCTGCCTACCTCGCTCCTACCGTCATCGGCGTGCCGTGCCCGACCGATGGGGGAACCATGTCCGATCCCGGCCCCACCCGCCCGGACCGCTCCGCCGTCCCGCTCGGCCGGTGACCGCCGTGGCCCGGTTCCGGCTCTTCGGCCGCAGCCCGGAACCGGCGGCCGCCGGCCCGGTGGGCGAGCGGCCGCCGGAGGCGCTGTCCGCGTACCCGGGCACCGCGTGGGGTGCCGCGGCCTGGCCGGCGAACGGGCCGGCCGTCTGGGGGCCGCCACCCGTCGCCGACCCGCCGACCGAACCGCGCGGGTTCGCCCCGGTGCCTGCGCAGCGTCCGGCCTGGCACCCCACGCCCGCCCCGGACCCCGACCCGGCCGAGGCCGCGGCGCTCGCCGGGGCGTTCGCGGTCGACTACCTGTCATGGGACGAGGAGGACCCGGCCCGCCGCGGCCAGGTGCTGCTCGGCTACCTGGCTGCGGCGAGCGGCGACCCGTCCCGCATCGGGTGGAACGGCGAGGGCAGGCAGCGCGCCGACTTCGCGCTCCCGGGCCGCGTGCGCCCGGACGGCGAGGGGCGGGTGCTCGTCGACGTCCGCGTGCGGGTCACCCCCTACCGCCCGGTCGGCGAGCACGATGCACGCACCAGCGCGCAGGACGTGGATCGGGAGCAGATGGGCGTCCCCGCGGTGGCGCCGGCGCCCACCGGCCGCGGGTGGCGCAGCCTGGCGTCCCGGTGGGTGCGCCTGTCCGTGCCGGTGGTGTTGGAGCGGGGGCGGCTGGCCGTCGACGCCTGGGAGGAGACCCTCGGCGAGGACGGGCCCCCTCCGCCCGCCCCGGCGACCGCCACCGCCCGTGAGCACACCCTCGCCGAGGACGATCCGCTCGCCGAGCTACCCGGAGGTCAAAGATGAGCGCCGTGCGCAAGCCCGTCATCACCGGCATCACCCGGGCGGGCGGCACCAGCACCCTCGCCGCCGCCCTGCACACGATCGACGGCGGTCTGCTGGCCCCCGGCACCCCGGGCGAGGCCGACGTGCTCGTCTGCCGGTCCGACGAGCAGTCCCTCCGGCAGGCGGCGACGCTCGCCTGCGCCCCAGCGGGACACCGGCCCGTGCTCGTGCTCGCCGGGATCGCGCAGGGGATCCCGACCCCGACGGTGCCCGCGGGGCGGTTCGCGGCCGTGGTGGCGCTGCCGCACGTGCGCCGCTGGTTCGGGGGCGACGCGCGCGCGGAGGCGGCCGCCGTGCTCGCCTACCCGCCCGAGCGGCTCCCGCCCGACGTGCGCGGGTACGCGGCTGCGCTGCACCGGATCGTGTCCGCGCTCGTCGGGTCGGGGCAGCTGCACCGCGCGGTCCCGCCGTTGGTCTCGCGACCCGTCACCACCGCGTTGTGGCGCGGGCTGCGGCCTGCGGAGCTCGCCGTGCCGCGCCTGGCGCCGGTTCGCAACGGTCCCGCCGAGCCGGACGACGAGGCGCTCGAGAGCGAACCCGCGCGCGTGGTCGCCTGAGCTGCGGCGCCTCAGCGCACCTCGCCGTACCACTGCCAGGCTCCGCGGGGCAGTCGCGGGTGGTCACGCCGAGGGTGATGTGGTCGAGCAGCTCGTGGCACGACCAGTCGGTCTCGCCTGCCCGCAGCGACCGGTCCTCGTCGACGGCCCTGCCGAGCACGTCCAGCACCTCGGCCGCGACCACGGTCGGCAGCTCGGCCCACGACACCGGGGCGGTCACGGCGCCACTCCCGTCGCCTGCCCGGCGGGCCGACCGTCGCGCAGCGCGAGCAGCACGAGCGCGACCGCGAGGCAGCACGCCGCGAAGACGAACGCCGCGCCGAACGCGGCCTGGACGCCCGCGTTGAGGCCGACGCGCCCGTCCGCGTGACCGGTGCCGGTGAACGCCACCGCCACCGTGGTGCACATTGCGATCCCGAAGGCCGCACCGACCTGGAAGATCGAGTTGTTGATGCCGGACGCGAGTCCCGACTCGTTCGGGGCCACCCCGGAGAGCGCGGCGATCGCGGCGGCGACCACGGTGGTTCCGATGCCGTAGCCGAACACGATCATCGCCGGCAGCAGCTCGGTCCAGTAGTTCCCCTCGGGGGACACGCGGGTCAGCAGCAGCGCCCCGGCCGACAGCACCGTCGCACCGAACACCGCGACCCGCCGGTACCCGAACCGCGTGACGAGCGGCCCGGTGAGGTTCGAGCCGACCACCGACATCGCGGCGTAGACCGCGGTGCTCAGCCCGAACAGCACCGGCGACCAGCCCAGCACCTGCTGGGCGTAGACGGACATCATCAGCGCGCCCCCGTAGATGGCCATCGAGACGAGCAGCGTCATCGCGTTGCCCCCGACGAGCGTGCGCACGCGGAAGACCCGCAGCGGCACCAGAGGTGCCTTCGACACCCGCTCGATCACGAGGAACACGGCGAACAGGACCAGCGCCCCTGCGAGCAGCCCGAGGGTCGACAGCGAACCCCAACCCACCACCGGCGCCTCGACCACCGCGTACGCCAGCAGCACGAGCGCGCCGGTGACCGTGATCGCGCCGAACGGGTCGTAGGAGCGCCTGCCGGCGGCGACCGGGGTCTCCCGGAGCAGCCGAGGCCCGAGCACGAGGACGGCGCCTGCGAGCGGAACGTTGATGAAGAAGATCCACTCCCAGCCGAGGCCCTCGGTGATGGTGCCGCCGATGAGCAGTGCAGCGGTGGCACCGAATGCGCCGATGCCGGTCCAGACGCCGATGGCGCGGTTGCGCTCCTTCCCCTCGGCGAAGGTGTTCATCAGCACGGCCATGGCGGTCGGGGCCATCACGGCCGCGGCGACGCCCTGCACGACGCGCGCCGCGACGAGCACGGCACCGGACCAGGCGAGCCCGCAGACCACCGACGCCACGAGGAACAGCGCGGTGCCGACCATGAACATCCGGCGGCCGCCGAGCAGGTCGGCGGTGCGGCCTCCGAACAGCAGCAGGCCGCCGAAGCTGAGCAGGTAGGCGCTCATCACCCACTGCGAGCCGTTGGTCCCGAACGACAGCTCCGCTTCGATGGACGGAAGCGCGAGGATGACGATCTGGGAGTCGACGATGATCATGAAGTAGGCCGTGCACAGGACGGCGAGCGCCTTCCAGCGGCGCGGGTCGGGGTTGGCCGGGACGGGTCGTGGAATGGGCGCGGCGCCCGTTCGTTCTGACATGGGAGGACAGACCGGGACCCGTCCCCGGATTCGCCGCGGCCGCGCGACGAATCCGCGCCGCGCATCTGGTCGGTACCTGCGTGAGGACTTCCGCGCGCGGACGAGAGGGGCGGGTCGTGGTGACGCACGAAGGCACACGGACCGGGGATCCGGCCGACGGGAGCGCGACGGCCGTGCTGGTCGGAGCGGCGGACTTCGCCCGGCTCGCCGACCCGTTCCGCACCGAGCTGCTGGCGCACTGCTACCGGATGCTCGGCTCCGTGCAGGACGCCGAGGACCAGGTGCAGGAGACCTACCTGCGGGCATGGCGCTCCTACGGCGACTTCGAGGGCCGCTCGTCGCTGCGCACCTGGCTGCACCGGATCGCGACGAACGTCTGCCTCACCGCCCTGGACGGACGGCGGCGGCTGCCGGTGCCGTCCGGGTTCCCGGAGTCGGAGGGCGACGACGACGGCCCGGCCCCGTGGCCGGAGGCGACGGGACCCGCCGCGGCCGAACGCCGCGGTGTCGACCCCGATCTCTCCGACCCGGCCGCCGTGCTGACCTCCCGGGAGCACCGGGCAGGGGCGCTCGGGGTCGTCTGGCGGCACCTGTCCCCCCGGCAGCGCGCGGTGCTCGTGCTGCGCGACGTGCTGGGCTGGCAGGCCATCGAGATCGCCGGCCTCATGGGCACCTCCGGCGTCGCCGTGCACAGCATGGTTC
Encoded here:
- the serC gene encoding phosphoserine transaminase, yielding MTASTSTDLQIPADLQPADGRFGCGPSKVRPEQLTALAGAGAAIMGTSHRQKPVKSLVGRVRSGLRELFSLPEGYEVVLGNGGSTAFWDAAAFGLVRERALHLTYGEFSSKFADSTRGAPFLAEPVVVKADPGSAPEPTADPSCDVLAWAHNETSTGVSVPVVRPAGATSDQLVLIDATSGAAGLPVDVSQADAYYFAPQKGFASDGGLWAALMSPAALERVSELAATDRWIPPFLSLATAVDNSVKDQTYNTPAIATLILMAEQIDWMLGLGGLDACVARTADSSSRLYAWAEKSEFATPFVSDPAHRSQVVGTIDFADSVDAAAVAKTLRANGIVDTEPYRKLGRNQLRIGMFPAVEPADVTALTACIDWVVERMS
- the sepH gene encoding septation protein SepH — encoded protein: MRALRVVGITEGGGEFSVVLEDPVRRERFTVPADEQLRAAARGDLTRLGQISIELESQLRPREIQARIRAGASVEQVAAAAGVPLQKIERFAYPVLLERSRTAEVAQRAHPVRTDGPDTRTLGDVVAHTFGLRGQEYADAEWDSWKGEDGKWVVALSWRAGRSDNRAHWTFQPGAHGGTVTAVDEHASDLVEGLPARPLRTVGPVIDIGRSEDPAPAPGPEEELRAVASDSVRGSRVDPSPATEARTVERAPTRTTSEPRRQAPPAAQRQPAVEPPRAEPARPERTRPEPTAAEAGDRRQRSAQDDGAAPASRPEATESAAPAEPEAPEPRATGGTGEPAGRPERRKPEPPRTEPAPSAPAASPEPVAEAPAPEEPADVPAPAAAQQPAANKRTKKGKPVMPSWDEVLLGVRGQR
- a CDS encoding SMP-30/gluconolactonase/LRE family protein, encoding MSDVLLTGLKIGESARWHDGRLWLCNWGTQQVLAVDLDGGTEVVATVPTTIPFSIDWLPDGRLLVVAGPEGRLLHQEPDGSLVDHADLTCLGAGLNEIVVDGRGNTYVNGGTDFHPDAGVAPGFVALVTPDGAVRRVADGIAFPNGMAVTPDDSTLIVSESFAGTLTAFDIEPDGSLSNRRVWAPVPGDGIVLDAEGAVWTPGWTDAGPACLRVAEGGEVLATVPLDRAGFACTLGGDDGRTLFVLAADWHMQEGFEENIERLLTGPETGQVLTARAPAAHAGRP
- a CDS encoding DUF2537 domain-containing protein, giving the protein MRLASGGRVLLGERRAGDPPLPTELEDALREWAAFAVTVSGSGGRDERDMLQRRGRQLAVRLADALGRTVTYTDPVSGRVEAVPAPSSGPIPRRPDDSEPTPWATGLAVSAFTAVVVAVGDIALSRAFAEAFGLLWVPANILVALGLAPSLHLLRLTPFWRWPALGAAAGLAAAWVVLLLGQLG
- a CDS encoding TrmH family RNA methyltransferase, with product MATITHVDDPADPRVDDFRDLTTADRRPDRPGGRGLVIAEGVVVVRRMIESPYPVRSLLGVPRRFDELAEDLSALPVPAYAADAETMAAVVGFHLNRGVLAVADRAAPPDVTEILRHARLVAVLEGVNDHENLGALFRNAAALGVDAVLLGPRCSDPLYRRSVRVSMGHVLRVPLAELPGPWPASLDVLRGAGLRVAALTPAADAQPIATAGTAGQRVAVLLGAEGPGLTAEALAAADVRLRIPMASGVDSLNVATAAAVAFHALAT
- a CDS encoding glutamate--cysteine ligase; the encoded protein is MGQDVDRRTFSRRDRQRYRTKVQRCLDTLAIMLREHPFARDEPMTGLEVELNLVDHDLSPSLAGSAVLDAIGSSQFQSELGRWNLELNLPPRPLPGDEWRHLERHLLDELAVARAKAVDCGAQLAVIGILPTLERRHLVTEALSPDQRYATLNEQMLSARGEPIRLDIAGDDPSGRHGVEPEHLQADFDSIAPEAACTSMQLHLQVHPDSFAGYWNAAQCLAGVQLAVGSNSPFLLGSRLWAETRIPLFEQSCDVRTPELRNQGVRPRVWFGERWITSILDLFSENGRYFPALMPVTEDDDPMAELEAGHVPALNELRLHNGTIWRWNRPVYDVADGVPHVRVENRVLPAGPTVVDMVANALFFYGLLRTLVEAERPLWSMMSFEAAEENFITAARHGLDGPLYWPGTGWIRPDELVLRKLLPQAADGLARWGVEGEVTDRFLSIIEQRCVTRRTGAGWQLDTVAALEEGGADRPAALHGMLSRYLEWSAANEPVHTWPVPK
- a CDS encoding MFS transporter, yielding MSERTGAAPIPRPVPANPDPRRWKALAVLCTAYFMIIVDSQIVILALPSIEAELSFGTNGSQWVMSAYLLSFGGLLLFGGRTADLLGGRRMFMVGTALFLVASVVCGLAWSGAVLVAARVVQGVAAAVMAPTAMAVLMNTFAEGKERNRAIGVWTGIGAFGATAALLIGGTITEGLGWEWIFFINVPLAGAVLVLGPRLLRETPVAAGRRSYDPFGAITVTGALVLLAYAVVEAPVVGWGSLSTLGLLAGALVLFAVFLVIERVSKAPLVPLRVFRVRTLVGGNAMTLLVSMAIYGGALMMSVYAQQVLGWSPVLFGLSTAVYAAMSVVGSNLTGPLVTRFGYRRVAVFGATVLSAGALLLTRVSPEGNYWTELLPAMIVFGYGIGTTVVAAAIAALSGVAPNESGLASGINNSIFQVGAAFGIAMCTTVAVAFTGTGHADGRVGLNAGVQAAFGAAFVFAACCLAVALVLLALRDGRPAGQATGVAP